One genomic segment of Candidatus Latescibacterota bacterium includes these proteins:
- a CDS encoding DUF4386 domain-containing protein, giving the protein MTDRQSAAPAGLARLSGLGYLVIIVAGIFAEFFVRGGLIVPGDGPATLAAIRGAETLYRSSLASEFLMLVSDVMLAGALYLLFRAVSRPLALIAATFRLTHAAIVGANLLNAYLPLLLLHGADTPAGALRAESLTLVYLDAHAYGYAVGLVFFGVHCLLLGTLILRATGVPRLLGALLLLAGLGYLVDSLGRTLLVDYAASAGLFQTLVFVPAFVGELSFCLWLLIRGDRGRPRPRVQAAV; this is encoded by the coding sequence ATGACCGACCGCCAATCCGCCGCGCCCGCAGGCCTCGCCCGCCTGTCGGGCCTGGGCTATCTGGTGATCATCGTCGCGGGGATCTTCGCGGAGTTCTTCGTGCGCGGCGGGCTGATCGTGCCAGGCGACGGACCGGCCACGCTGGCGGCGATCCGCGGCGCGGAGACCCTCTACCGCAGCAGCCTCGCCAGCGAGTTCCTGATGCTGGTGAGCGACGTCATGCTGGCCGGCGCGCTCTACCTGCTCTTCCGCGCGGTGAGCCGCCCGCTGGCGCTGATCGCCGCCACCTTCCGCCTCACCCATGCCGCGATCGTCGGCGCGAACCTGCTCAACGCCTACCTGCCCCTGTTGCTGCTCCACGGCGCGGACACTCCCGCCGGCGCGCTGCGCGCGGAGTCGCTCACCCTCGTCTACCTCGACGCCCACGCCTACGGCTACGCGGTGGGGCTGGTCTTCTTCGGGGTGCACTGCCTGCTGCTGGGGACGCTGATCCTGCGCGCGACGGGCGTGCCGCGTCTGCTGGGCGCGCTGCTCCTGCTGGCAGGACTGGGCTACCTGGTCGACAGCCTCGGCCGCACGCTGCTCGTGGACTACGCGGCCTCGGCGGGCCTCTTCCAGACGCTCGTCTTCGTGCCCGCCTTCGTGGGGGAGCTGTCCTTCTGCCTCTGGCTGCTCATTCGCGGCGACCGCGGGCGGCCGCGCCCGCGGGTCCAGGCCGCCGTCTAG